Proteins encoded in a region of the Streptomyces sp. NBC_01298 genome:
- a CDS encoding 2'-5' RNA ligase family protein gives MGTVTLGVSIAVPEPYGSSLQELRAGFGDAAAHGIPTHVTLVPPTEVAAERLPEIRAHLAEVAAAGRSFVMRLAGTGTFRPLSPVVFVQVVEGGPGCTRLQGQIRDPHGPLSRELSFPYHPHVTVAHGISEEAMDLAFGALADYEAQWLCSGFALYEQGSDGVWRKLREYPFGNGASGGASGVPAQLGSATDNSAAAAAGEATVRRS, from the coding sequence GTGGGGACCGTAACGCTCGGCGTTTCGATCGCGGTCCCGGAGCCGTACGGCAGCAGCCTTCAGGAGCTGCGCGCCGGCTTCGGGGACGCCGCCGCGCACGGCATTCCCACGCACGTCACCCTCGTACCGCCGACCGAGGTGGCCGCGGAGCGGCTGCCCGAGATCCGCGCCCACCTGGCCGAGGTCGCGGCCGCCGGCCGCTCCTTCGTGATGCGGCTGGCCGGCACGGGCACCTTCCGCCCCCTCTCGCCGGTCGTCTTCGTCCAGGTCGTCGAGGGCGGCCCCGGCTGCACCCGGCTGCAGGGCCAGATCCGCGACCCGCACGGGCCGCTCAGCCGGGAGCTCTCCTTCCCGTACCACCCGCACGTCACGGTCGCCCACGGGATCTCCGAGGAGGCGATGGACCTGGCGTTCGGCGCCCTCGCCGACTACGAGGCGCAGTGGCTCTGCTCCGGGTTCGCCCTCTACGAGCAGGGCTCGGACGGGGTCTGGCGCAAGCTGCGCGAATATCCGTTCGGCAACGGGGCAAGCGGTGGAGCGAGCGGCGTCCCGGCGCAGCTCGGCTCGGCGACGGACAACAGCGCGGCGGCCGCCGCGGGCGAGGCGACCGTACGCCGCTCCTGA
- a CDS encoding YihY/virulence factor BrkB family protein, producing the protein MDWLTKLPLIGPLVSALMRTHLWRSYQRLDRVHWSRLAAAITFISFLALFPLITVAAAIGAGLLTQDQLDRLQKNLAEQVPGISDQLDINALVANASTVGLIAAALLLFTGIGWITSMRDCLRAVWEKDDEDEGNPFVRKGKDALVLIGLGGVGLCSAAASIFGSSAVGKAGDWLGVPRDGAGGGLLRGGGFLVGVVAAFLLLLYALTLLPGVEPPRRRLIEAALIGAAGFELLKLLLSGYMREVATKSMYGAFGVPIALLIWINLTAKLLLFCAAWTASRDDADGDGVEDPEPGREPAPEPGGREAAPEHPGSATPTPGRESGGRAPAASAG; encoded by the coding sequence ATGGACTGGCTGACGAAACTCCCGCTCATCGGGCCCCTGGTGTCCGCCCTGATGCGGACCCACCTCTGGCGTTCGTACCAGCGGCTCGACCGCGTGCACTGGAGCAGGCTCGCCGCCGCCATCACCTTCATCAGCTTCCTGGCGCTCTTCCCGCTGATCACCGTGGCCGCCGCGATCGGCGCCGGGCTGCTCACCCAGGATCAGCTCGACCGGCTCCAGAAGAACCTCGCCGAGCAGGTCCCCGGCATCTCCGACCAGCTCGACATCAACGCCCTCGTCGCGAACGCGAGCACGGTCGGCCTGATCGCCGCCGCCCTGCTCCTCTTCACCGGAATCGGCTGGATCACGTCGATGCGGGACTGCCTGCGCGCGGTGTGGGAGAAGGACGACGAGGACGAGGGCAACCCCTTCGTCCGCAAGGGCAAGGACGCGCTCGTCCTCATCGGCCTCGGCGGCGTCGGTCTCTGTTCGGCGGCCGCCTCGATCTTCGGCTCCAGCGCGGTCGGCAAGGCCGGGGACTGGCTGGGCGTACCGCGCGACGGCGCGGGCGGCGGGCTGCTGCGGGGCGGCGGCTTCCTCGTGGGCGTGGTGGCCGCCTTCCTGCTCCTGCTCTACGCCCTGACCCTGCTCCCGGGCGTCGAACCGCCCCGCCGCCGCCTGATCGAGGCGGCCCTCATCGGCGCGGCCGGCTTCGAACTGCTGAAGCTGCTGCTCAGCGGCTACATGCGGGAGGTCGCCACGAAGAGCATGTACGGGGCCTTCGGCGTGCCGATCGCGCTGCTGATCTGGATCAACCTCACGGCGAAGCTGCTGCTGTTCTGCGCGGCGTGGACCGCGAGCCGCGACGATGCCGACGGGGACGGCGTGGAGGACCCGGAGCCGGGCCGGGAGCCCGCTCCGGAGCCGGGCGGCCGCGAGGCCGCCCCGGAGCACCCCGGCTCCGCCACGCCTACGCCCGGCCGCGAGAGCGGCGGCCGCGCCCCCGCGGCCAGCGCCGGTTGA
- a CDS encoding glutathionylspermidine synthase family protein — protein MQRHTIEPRPDWQKTVEEQGLIYPLTRYPDDSLRPYWDESAYYSFTLPEVEALENVVEELHAMCLAAAQHIVDHDRFADLGITDPKLAALIAESWRRRAEQPSLYGRFDLRYDGTGGPAKMLEYNADTPTSLVEAASPQWFWMEERFPGADQWNSLHERLVEAWRRQAELLPPGPVHFAHSETDELGEDLMTVAYLQETAEQAGIETRELSVERIGWDSLSGRFVDEKLGFIRAIFKLYPWEWLATDEFAPQVLGTYDHGGGSGTTAWIEPLWKMLLSNKALLAVLWELFPEHPNLLPAYLDGPRELATTTGYAAKPLLGREGAGVTLHPVGGEPFAPEEDETYVFQGLAPLPDFDGNRVVLGTWVVEDESAGLGIRESAGPVTDEYARFLPHVIL, from the coding sequence GTGCAGCGCCACACCATCGAGCCCCGCCCCGACTGGCAGAAGACCGTCGAGGAACAGGGGCTGATCTACCCCCTGACCCGCTACCCCGACGACTCCCTGCGCCCCTACTGGGACGAGAGCGCGTACTACTCCTTCACCCTCCCCGAGGTCGAGGCGCTGGAGAACGTCGTCGAGGAGCTGCACGCCATGTGCCTGGCCGCGGCCCAGCACATAGTCGACCACGACCGCTTCGCCGACCTCGGCATCACCGACCCGAAGCTCGCCGCGCTGATCGCCGAGTCCTGGCGGCGCCGCGCCGAACAGCCCTCGCTCTACGGCCGCTTCGACCTGCGCTACGACGGCACCGGCGGCCCCGCCAAGATGCTGGAGTACAACGCGGACACCCCCACCTCCCTCGTGGAGGCGGCCAGTCCGCAGTGGTTCTGGATGGAGGAGCGCTTCCCCGGCGCCGACCAGTGGAACTCCCTCCACGAGCGGCTCGTCGAGGCCTGGCGCCGTCAGGCGGAGCTGCTGCCGCCCGGCCCGGTGCACTTCGCGCACTCCGAGACCGACGAGCTCGGCGAGGACCTGATGACGGTCGCCTACCTCCAGGAGACCGCCGAGCAGGCCGGCATCGAGACCCGGGAGCTGTCGGTGGAGCGGATCGGCTGGGACAGCCTGTCCGGCCGGTTCGTGGACGAGAAGCTCGGCTTCATCCGCGCGATCTTCAAGCTCTACCCGTGGGAGTGGCTGGCCACCGACGAGTTCGCCCCGCAGGTCCTCGGGACGTACGACCACGGCGGCGGCTCCGGCACCACCGCCTGGATCGAGCCGCTGTGGAAGATGCTGCTCTCCAACAAGGCGCTGCTGGCGGTCCTGTGGGAGCTCTTCCCGGAGCACCCCAACCTGCTGCCCGCCTACCTGGACGGCCCGCGCGAGCTCGCCACGACCACCGGCTACGCGGCGAAGCCGCTGCTGGGGCGCGAGGGCGCGGGCGTCACCCTGCACCCGGTCGGTGGCGAGCCGTTCGCACCGGAGGAGGACGAGACGTACGTCTTCCAGGGCCTCGCCCCGCTGCCCGACTTCGACGGCAACCGGGTGGTGCTCGGCACGTGGGTCGTCGAGGACGAGTCGGCGGGCCTCGGCATCCGCGAATCGGCGGGGCCGGTCACGGACGAGTACGCCCGCTTCCTGCCCCACGTCATCCTCTAG
- the pdxR gene encoding MocR-like pyridoxine biosynthesis transcription factor PdxR: protein MTDSWATFGADLHLEPVPGRGVRAGLTEALREAARSGRLAPGTRLPSSRSLAVDLGIARNTVAEAYAELVAEGWLTARRGSGTRVAERARVGAGAGPHAGVGVRGRRPAAAVPVRRPVRAQTSYSLKPGSPDLGGFPRAAWLAAARRALTGAPNEAFGYQDPRGRVELREALAGYLARARGVYADPEHIVLCAGFGQALLLLARMLRARRVREIAVEGYGLDVHRDLLTGAGLRTRPLAVDGAGARTTELAGSGAGAVLLTPAHQFPTGAALTPGRRAAAVDWARSTGGLILEDDYDGEFRYDRQPVGALQGLDPDRVVYLGTASKSLAPGLRMGWMVLPGPLTEEALAVKDHTDWSSSALDQLTLAEFIRSGAYDRHVREMRLRYRKRRDELVAAVGDRAEVSGIAAGLHAVLDLPAGGERAALRSAAWQDLGLLPLSFFRHPAAVMPAREALVVGFGTPSQSAWAPTLAALVAALP, encoded by the coding sequence ATGACAGATTCCTGGGCCACTTTCGGCGCCGACCTGCATCTGGAACCGGTCCCCGGGCGCGGTGTCCGGGCCGGGCTGACCGAGGCGCTGCGCGAGGCCGCGCGCAGCGGGCGGCTGGCCCCGGGCACCCGGCTGCCGTCCTCGCGGTCGCTCGCGGTGGACCTCGGGATCGCCCGCAACACCGTCGCCGAGGCCTACGCCGAACTCGTCGCCGAGGGCTGGCTGACCGCCCGCCGGGGCTCCGGGACCCGGGTCGCGGAGCGGGCCCGGGTGGGGGCCGGCGCCGGCCCCCACGCCGGTGTCGGCGTCAGGGGCCGGCGTCCCGCGGCGGCCGTGCCCGTACGGCGCCCCGTGCGCGCGCAGACCTCGTACAGCCTGAAGCCCGGTTCCCCGGACCTCGGCGGCTTCCCGCGCGCCGCCTGGCTCGCGGCGGCCCGGCGGGCGCTGACCGGGGCCCCGAACGAGGCCTTCGGGTACCAGGACCCGCGCGGCCGGGTGGAGCTGCGCGAAGCGCTCGCCGGGTACCTGGCGCGGGCCCGCGGGGTGTACGCGGACCCCGAACACATCGTGCTGTGCGCGGGCTTCGGCCAGGCGCTGCTGCTGCTCGCCAGGATGCTGCGGGCGCGCCGCGTCCGGGAGATCGCGGTGGAGGGGTACGGGCTGGACGTGCACCGGGACCTGCTGACCGGCGCCGGGCTGCGGACGCGGCCGCTGGCGGTGGACGGGGCGGGGGCCCGCACCACCGAGCTGGCCGGTTCGGGCGCGGGGGCGGTGCTGCTGACGCCGGCGCACCAGTTCCCCACGGGCGCCGCGCTGACGCCCGGGCGGCGGGCGGCGGCGGTGGACTGGGCCCGGTCCACGGGCGGGCTGATCCTGGAGGACGACTACGACGGCGAGTTCCGCTACGACCGCCAGCCGGTCGGCGCGCTCCAGGGACTGGACCCGGACCGGGTGGTCTACCTGGGCACGGCGAGCAAGTCCCTGGCTCCGGGGCTGCGCATGGGCTGGATGGTGCTGCCCGGACCGCTGACGGAGGAGGCGCTCGCGGTGAAGGACCACACCGACTGGAGCTCCAGCGCCCTGGACCAGCTGACGCTCGCGGAGTTCATCCGGTCGGGGGCGTACGACCGGCACGTGCGGGAGATGCGGCTGCGGTACCGGAAGCGGCGCGACGAGCTGGTGGCGGCCGTCGGGGACCGTGCGGAGGTTTCCGGCATCGCGGCGGGGCTGCACGCGGTGCTGGACCTTCCGGCGGGCGGGGAACGGGCGGCCCTGCGGTCGGCCGCCTGGCAGGACCTGGGGCTGCTGCCGCTGTCCTTCTTCCGGCACCCGGCGGCGGTCATGCCCGCGCGCGAGGCCCTGGTCGTCGGCTTCGGGACGCCGTCCCAGAGCGCGTGGGCGCCGACGCTGGCCGCGCTGGTCGCGGCCCTGCCGTGA
- the trpS gene encoding tryptophan--tRNA ligase has product MASDRPRALSGIQPTSGSFHLGNYLGAIRQYVALQETHDAFYMVVDLHAITMPQDPKELRANTRLSAAQLLAAGLDPERCTLFIQSHVPEHAQLGWVMNCITGFGEASRMTQFKDKSAKNGANNATVGLFTYPILQVADILLYQANSVPVGEDQRQHIELTRDLAERFNQRFGQTFTLPAAHIVKEVAKIYDLQDPAIKMSKSASSPKGLINLLDEPKATEKKIKSAVTDTEAVVRFDPAEKPGVSNLLTIYSTLTGESIPALEAAYEGKGYGALKTDLAGVMVDFVTPFKQRTQEYLDDPETLDSLLAKGAEKARAVAAETLAQAYDHLGFLPAKH; this is encoded by the coding sequence ATGGCTTCTGATCGTCCTCGCGCGCTCTCCGGCATCCAGCCCACCTCCGGTTCGTTCCACCTCGGGAACTATCTCGGAGCCATCCGGCAGTACGTCGCCCTCCAGGAGACGCACGACGCCTTCTACATGGTCGTCGACCTGCACGCGATCACCATGCCGCAGGATCCGAAGGAGCTGCGCGCCAATACCCGGCTGTCCGCCGCGCAGCTCCTCGCCGCCGGTCTCGACCCCGAGCGCTGCACGCTCTTCATCCAGAGCCACGTGCCCGAGCACGCGCAGCTGGGCTGGGTGATGAACTGCATCACCGGTTTCGGCGAGGCCAGCCGGATGACCCAGTTCAAGGACAAGTCCGCGAAGAACGGCGCCAACAACGCCACCGTCGGCCTGTTCACGTACCCGATCCTCCAGGTCGCCGACATCCTGCTCTACCAGGCGAACTCCGTCCCCGTCGGCGAGGACCAGCGTCAGCACATCGAGCTGACCCGGGACCTGGCCGAGCGCTTCAACCAGCGCTTCGGGCAGACCTTCACCCTCCCCGCCGCGCACATCGTCAAGGAGGTCGCGAAGATCTACGACCTCCAGGACCCGGCGATCAAGATGTCGAAGTCGGCCTCCTCGCCCAAGGGCCTGATCAACCTCCTCGACGAGCCCAAGGCCACCGAGAAGAAGATCAAGAGCGCCGTGACCGACACCGAGGCCGTGGTCCGGTTCGACCCGGCCGAGAAGCCCGGCGTCAGCAATCTGCTCACGATCTACTCCACCCTCACGGGCGAGTCGATCCCCGCGCTGGAGGCCGCGTACGAGGGCAAGGGCTACGGCGCGCTCAAGACCGATCTGGCCGGCGTGATGGTCGATTTCGTCACACCCTTCAAGCAGCGCACCCAGGAGTACCTGGACGACCCGGAGACCCTGGATTCCCTGCTGGCCAAGGGTGCGGAGAAGGCCAGGGCGGTCGCCGCCGAGACTCTGGCACAGGCCTACGACCACCTCGGTTTCCTCCCCGCGAAGCACTGA
- the glyA gene encoding serine hydroxymethyltransferase, whose product MSANHHPYRHPALLATDPELASFVAAEETLQAETLRLIPSENYVSSAVLEASGTVLQNKYSEGYPGRRYYEGQQNIDRIEALAVERAKGLFGVDHANVQPYSGSPANLAVYLAFAKPGDTVMGMALPMGGHLTHGWGVSATGSWFRGVQYGVQAETGLIDYDAVRDLALAERPKLIFCGGTALPRTIDFEAFASIAKEAGSVLVADVAHIAGLIAGGAHPSPAGHVDVISTTTHKTLRGPRGAMLMCREEHAKAIDKAVFPGLQGGPHNQTTAGIAVALHEAAQPSFVSYAHAVVANAKALAAALLERGFDLVSGGTDNHLILIDLTGKSVSGKIAAKALDRAGIVVNYNTVPFDPRKPFDPSGIRIGTPSLTSRGLGVEHMPVVADWISDAVSAAARGDEAALGAIRTAVADLMAAFPAPGLPVA is encoded by the coding sequence ATGAGCGCGAACCACCACCCGTACCGCCACCCCGCCCTGCTCGCGACCGACCCCGAGCTGGCGTCCTTCGTCGCCGCCGAGGAAACCCTCCAGGCGGAGACCCTCCGCCTCATCCCGAGCGAGAACTACGTGTCCTCGGCCGTGCTGGAGGCCTCCGGCACGGTGCTGCAGAACAAGTACAGCGAGGGCTACCCGGGCCGCCGCTACTACGAGGGCCAGCAGAACATCGACCGCATCGAGGCGCTGGCCGTCGAGCGGGCGAAGGGCCTCTTCGGCGTCGACCACGCCAACGTGCAGCCGTACTCCGGCTCGCCCGCCAACCTCGCCGTGTACCTGGCCTTCGCCAAGCCCGGCGACACGGTGATGGGCATGGCGCTGCCGATGGGCGGGCACCTGACGCACGGCTGGGGGGTATCGGCGACGGGCTCCTGGTTCCGGGGCGTGCAGTACGGGGTCCAGGCGGAGACCGGGCTCATCGACTACGACGCCGTACGGGACCTCGCGCTGGCGGAGCGGCCCAAGCTGATCTTCTGCGGCGGTACGGCGCTGCCCCGCACGATCGACTTCGAGGCCTTCGCCTCGATCGCGAAGGAGGCGGGCTCGGTGCTCGTCGCCGACGTGGCGCACATCGCCGGCCTGATCGCGGGCGGGGCGCACCCCTCCCCGGCGGGTCACGTGGACGTGATCTCGACGACCACCCACAAGACCCTGCGCGGCCCGCGCGGCGCGATGCTGATGTGCCGCGAGGAGCACGCGAAGGCCATCGACAAGGCGGTCTTCCCCGGCCTCCAGGGCGGCCCGCACAACCAGACGACGGCCGGTATCGCGGTCGCGCTCCACGAGGCGGCGCAGCCCTCGTTCGTGTCGTACGCGCACGCGGTCGTGGCCAACGCGAAGGCGCTGGCCGCCGCGCTGCTGGAGCGGGGCTTCGACCTGGTCTCGGGCGGTACGGACAACCACCTGATCCTGATCGACCTCACGGGGAAGTCGGTGTCCGGGAAGATCGCGGCGAAGGCGCTGGACCGGGCGGGGATCGTCGTGAACTACAACACGGTGCCGTTCGACCCGCGCAAGCCGTTCGACCCGTCGGGGATCCGGATCGGCACGCCGTCGCTGACCTCGCGGGGGCTCGGCGTCGAGCACATGCCGGTGGTCGCCGACTGGATCTCGGACGCGGTCTCGGCGGCCGCCAGGGGTGACGAGGCCGCGCTCGGCGCGATCCGCACGGCGGTGGCCGACCTGATGGCAGCCTTCCCGGCCCCCGGCCTGCCCGTCGCCTGA
- the rocD gene encoding ornithine--oxo-acid transaminase: MSTTADAIRSADAHSAHNYHPLPVVVATAEGAWMTDVEGRRYLDMLAGYSALNFGHGNRRLLDAARAQLERVTLTSRAFHHDRFADFCTELAALCGKEAVLPMNTGAEAVETAVKTARKWGYEVKGVPDGHAKIVVAADNFHGRTTTIVSFSTDHEARDHFGPYTPGFEIVPYGDLTALAAAVTSNTVAVLLEPIQGEAGVLVPPAGYLRGVRELTRERNVLFMADEIQSGLGRTGKTFACEHEDVVPDVYILGKALGGGVVPVSAVVADRDVLGVFKPGEHGSTFGGNPLACAVALEVIAMLNTGEYQQRATELGDHLHRELNLLVGGGAVTAVRGRGLWAGVDIDPARGTGREISEKLMGLGVLVKDTHGSTIRIAPPLVISKEDLDWGLDQLRSVLGA, encoded by the coding sequence GTGTCGACAACTGCTGATGCCATCCGCTCCGCCGACGCGCACAGCGCGCACAACTACCACCCCCTGCCCGTCGTCGTCGCCACCGCCGAGGGCGCGTGGATGACCGACGTGGAGGGCCGCCGCTACCTCGACATGCTCGCGGGCTACTCCGCCCTGAACTTCGGCCACGGCAACCGCCGGCTGCTCGACGCGGCCCGCGCCCAGCTGGAGCGGGTCACCCTGACCTCCCGGGCCTTCCACCACGACCGCTTCGCGGACTTCTGTACCGAGCTCGCGGCGCTGTGCGGCAAGGAAGCGGTGCTGCCGATGAACACCGGCGCGGAGGCCGTGGAGACGGCGGTGAAGACCGCCCGCAAGTGGGGGTACGAGGTCAAGGGCGTCCCCGACGGCCACGCCAAGATCGTGGTGGCGGCCGACAACTTCCACGGCCGGACCACGACCATCGTGTCGTTCTCCACCGACCACGAGGCCCGCGACCACTTCGGCCCGTACACCCCCGGCTTCGAGATCGTCCCGTACGGGGACCTCACCGCGCTCGCCGCCGCCGTCACCTCCAACACCGTCGCCGTGCTCCTGGAGCCGATCCAGGGCGAGGCCGGCGTGCTCGTACCGCCGGCCGGGTACCTGCGGGGCGTACGGGAACTGACGCGCGAGCGGAACGTCCTGTTCATGGCCGACGAGATCCAGTCGGGCCTGGGCCGCACCGGCAAGACCTTCGCGTGCGAGCACGAGGACGTCGTCCCCGACGTGTACATCCTCGGCAAGGCGCTGGGCGGCGGGGTCGTGCCGGTGTCGGCGGTGGTGGCCGACCGCGACGTGCTCGGCGTGTTCAAGCCGGGCGAGCACGGCTCCACCTTCGGCGGCAACCCGCTGGCCTGCGCCGTCGCCCTGGAGGTCATCGCGATGCTGAACACCGGCGAGTACCAGCAGCGCGCCACTGAGCTCGGCGATCACCTGCACCGGGAGCTGAACCTGCTGGTCGGCGGCGGCGCCGTGACCGCCGTACGGGGCCGCGGGCTGTGGGCGGGCGTGGACATCGACCCGGCGCGCGGCACCGGCCGGGAGATCTCCGAGAAGCTGATGGGGCTCGGGGTGCTCGTCAAGGACACCCACGGATCGACGATCCGGATCGCGCCGCCGCTGGTGATCTCCAAGGAGGACCTGGACTGGGGGCTGGACCAGCTCAGGTCGGTCCTCGGCGCCTGA
- a CDS encoding carboxymuconolactone decarboxylase family protein, translating into MTHTEKAPEHTPRMQLAKLAPEFYKAAVALDAAAAKGLDPALVELVKLRASQINHCAFCIDMHSKDALAAGEEVERLLLLAAWEESRHFYTEKELAAIELTEAVTVLTDGFVPDAVYERAAKHFEEKELAQLIALIAAINVWNRIGVTTRLTPGHYTPGMYK; encoded by the coding sequence ATGACCCACACGGAAAAGGCGCCCGAGCACACCCCCCGCATGCAGCTGGCGAAGCTCGCCCCGGAGTTCTACAAGGCCGCCGTGGCCCTGGACGCGGCCGCCGCGAAGGGGCTGGACCCGGCGCTGGTCGAGCTCGTCAAACTGCGCGCCTCGCAGATCAACCACTGCGCCTTCTGCATCGACATGCACTCCAAGGACGCCCTCGCGGCGGGCGAGGAGGTGGAGCGGCTGCTGCTGCTCGCCGCCTGGGAGGAGTCGCGGCACTTCTACACGGAGAAGGAGCTCGCCGCGATCGAGCTGACGGAGGCCGTGACCGTCCTGACCGACGGTTTCGTCCCCGACGCGGTCTACGAGCGGGCCGCCAAGCACTTCGAGGAGAAGGAACTGGCCCAATTGATCGCCCTGATCGCCGCGATCAACGTCTGGAACCGCATCGGCGTCACCACCCGCCTGACCCCGGGGCACTACACCCCGGGCATGTACAAGTGA
- a CDS encoding D-alanyl-D-alanine carboxypeptidase family protein, with protein sequence MSAKKTALTVLSAALPALLVPALLAPPAHAVPTPTPPVDGKGQPAKAPAPPASMSTVGGSALGQPGTQVNLLPGAPALPTSLTGRSWIVADAETGEILAAHNAHWRLPPASTMKMLFADTVLPGLPKDQVHKVTDQELDGVGAGSSLVGIKEDAEYSVHDLWLGVFLRSGNDAVHVLSAMNGGVEKTVKDMQAHAEELQALDTHVVSPDGYDAPGQVSSAYDLTLIARSGLQKQDFREYCGTASAKFPGRQEAGKPRETFEIQNTNRLMTGAGGLSPYKGIAGVKNGNTTMAGSTFTGAAQQGNKKLLVTVMNPGGGGANSVYEETADLLDWGFAASGKVKPVGELVPPKSADTTSHGSPAQSHENNPSASGAGSGGGIGTAFGVAGGVLAVVAGGAYAVNRRWPRGRGRRSRGRA encoded by the coding sequence GTGTCTGCCAAGAAGACCGCGTTGACGGTCCTTTCCGCCGCGCTGCCCGCCCTGCTCGTCCCGGCTCTGCTGGCCCCGCCCGCGCACGCCGTACCGACTCCGACGCCACCGGTGGACGGGAAGGGGCAGCCGGCCAAGGCGCCGGCGCCGCCCGCCTCCATGTCCACGGTCGGCGGCTCGGCGCTCGGACAGCCCGGCACGCAGGTCAACCTGCTGCCCGGCGCGCCCGCGCTGCCGACCAGCCTGACGGGCCGTTCGTGGATCGTGGCCGACGCCGAGACCGGCGAGATCCTCGCCGCGCACAACGCGCACTGGCGGCTCCCCCCGGCCTCGACCATGAAGATGCTCTTCGCCGACACCGTGCTGCCGGGTCTGCCCAAGGACCAGGTCCACAAGGTCACCGACCAGGAGCTCGACGGGGTCGGCGCCGGCTCCAGCCTCGTGGGCATCAAGGAGGACGCCGAGTACAGCGTCCACGACCTGTGGCTCGGGGTGTTCCTGCGCTCCGGGAACGACGCCGTGCACGTGCTTTCGGCCATGAACGGCGGCGTCGAGAAGACCGTCAAGGACATGCAGGCGCACGCCGAGGAGCTCCAGGCCCTGGACACGCACGTGGTGTCCCCGGACGGGTACGACGCTCCGGGCCAGGTCTCCAGCGCCTACGACCTCACCCTCATCGCCCGCTCCGGCCTGCAGAAGCAGGACTTCCGGGAGTACTGCGGCACGGCCAGCGCGAAGTTCCCCGGCCGGCAGGAGGCGGGGAAGCCGCGCGAGACCTTCGAGATCCAGAACACCAACCGGCTGATGACCGGCGCCGGCGGCCTCTCCCCGTACAAGGGCATCGCCGGGGTGAAGAACGGCAACACCACGATGGCGGGCTCCACCTTCACCGGCGCGGCCCAGCAGGGGAACAAGAAGCTGCTGGTCACGGTGATGAACCCGGGCGGCGGCGGCGCCAACTCCGTGTACGAGGAGACCGCCGACCTGCTCGACTGGGGCTTCGCGGCGAGCGGGAAGGTCAAGCCGGTGGGCGAGCTGGTGCCGCCGAAGAGCGCGGACACCACCTCCCACGGCTCCCCCGCCCAGTCCCACGAGAACAACCCCTCCGCGTCCGGCGCGGGCTCCGGCGGCGGGATCGGTACCGCCTTCGGCGTGGCGGGCGGGGTGCTGGCCGTGGTGGCCGGCGGGGCCTACGCCGTCAACCGGCGCTGGCCGCGGGGGCGCGGCCGCCGCTCTCGCGGCCGGGCGTAG